In Amaranthus tricolor cultivar Red isolate AtriRed21 chromosome 3, ASM2621246v1, whole genome shotgun sequence, a single window of DNA contains:
- the LOC130807427 gene encoding probable calcium-binding protein CML15, with the protein MAAINPEQLKQLRHIFDRFDMDSDGSLTQLELAALLRSLGVKHTGDQIYTLLTTMDSNGNGYIEFDELARALLPELNHHDILVNQDQLLEVFRSFDRDGNGYITAAELAGSMAKMGHPLTYKELAEMMREADTNGDGVISFNEFASIMGRSAAELFGLNNSNTVSL; encoded by the coding sequence ATGGCGGCTATAAACCCAGAACAACTCAAACAACTAAGACACATATTCGACCGATTCGACATGGACTCAGACGGGAGCCTAACCCAACTCGAACTCGCGGCGTTATTAAGATCCCTTGGTGTGAAACATACAGGGGATCAAATTTACACATTATTGACAACCATGGATTCAAATGGTAATGGGTATATTGAATTTGATGAATTAGCAAGGGCATTATTACCTGAGCTTAATCATCATGATATTCTTGTGAATCAAGATCAATTGTTAGAGGTTTTTCGATCGTTTGATCGTGATGGTAATGGGTACATAACAGCAGCGGAGTTAGCAGGATCAATGGCGAAAATGGGGCATCCATTAACATACAAAGAATTAGCTGAAATGATGAGGGAAGCAGATACAAATGGAGATGGTGTCATTAGTTTTAACGAGTTTGCTTCAATTATGGGTAGATCTGCTGCTGAATTGTTTGGGTTGAATAACTCTAATACTGTTTCGTTATAG
- the LOC130807428 gene encoding putative phospholipid-transporting ATPase 9: protein MGQARRRRRLRFSKIYSFHCGKASFKEDDHSEIGGPGFSRVVFCNESNGFDSSIRDYPDNYVRTTKYTLATFIPKSLFEQFRRVANFFFLVTGILSFTPLAPYTAVSAIVPLIFVIGVSMLKEAIEDWKRKQQDIEVNNRKIKVHNGNGEFKLSEWRHLKVGDIVKIEKDEFFPADILLLSSSYEDAVCYVETMNLDGETNLKMKQALDATTSLLEDLSFKDFKATIRCEDPNANLYTFVGSMDYEKQQHPLSPQQLLLRDSKLRNTDYIYGVVVFTGHDTKVMQNATDPPSKRSRVEKKMDQIIYFLFFILFLMSFVGSVVFGVTTNDDLKNGIMKRWYLRPDDSSVYFDSKRAPLAAFLHFLTGLMLYTYLIPISLYVSIEIVKVLQSLFINQDIQMYYEEADKPAHARTSNLNEELGQVDTILSDKTGTLTCNSMEFIKCSIAGTAYGRGITEVEKAMAKRKGSPLPSGLANVLPLSNGIVNEHDENEDDFADASSGIKGFNFKDERIMDGNWVNEPNSHVIQMFFQLLALCHTVIPEVDEETGKISYEAESPDEAAFVIAARELGFEFYKRTQTTVSLLELDPDSGQIIDREYKILSILDFNSTRKRMSVIVETEDGKMFLLCKGADSVMFPLLAKHGDEFEAQTRDHVNEYADAGLRTLLLGYREIDEEKFKEFSESFNAARNAVSADRETLIEQAAETIERDLILLGATAVEDKLQRGVPECIDKLAQAGIKIWVLTGDKMETAINIGFACSLLRQGMKQIMINLDDPEIKTLEKLGDKDAITKASKELVRKQITAGKTQVGASGTSSDAYALIIDGKSLVYALEDDTKNIFLELAISCASVICCRSSPKQKALVTRLVKNGTKRTTLAIGDGANDVGMLQEADIGIGISGAEGMQAVMSSDIAIAQFRFLERLLLVHGHWCYRRITSMICYFFYKNVVFGVTVFLFEAYASFSGQPAYNDWFLSLYNVFFTSLPAIALGVFDQDVSARFCLKFSLLYQEGVQNVLFSWLRILSWMVNGMISGIIAFFFCKKALSYQAFSHNGRPVDFQIFGATMYTCVVWLVNCQMALFIRYFTLIQHIVIWGSIAFWYVFLLIYGLMNPNFSKTAYQVFVQSLAPTPKYWLLIIFVVISALVPYFTYSALQMRFLPMYHQMIQWIRHEGQTEDPEYCHMVRQRSIRPQTVGYTARAAARKKDKRQSKSY from the exons ATGGGACAAgctagaagaagaagaagactaaGGTTTAGCAAGATCTACTCATTTCATTGTGGGAAAGCATCATTTAAAGAAGATGATCATTCAGAGATTGGGGGTCCTGGTTTTTCAAGAGTTGTCTTTTGTAATGAATCAAATGGTTTTGATTCATCAATTAGAGATTACCCAGATAATTATGTTAGAACTACTAAGTATACACTTGCAACTTTTATACCCAAATCTTTGTTTGAACAATTTAGAAGAGTTGCCAATTTTTTCTTCCTTGTAACTGGTATTCTGTCCTTTACTCCACTTGCTCCTTATACTGCTGTTAGTGCCATAGTTCCTCTCATTTTTGTGATTGGTGTTAGTATGCTTAAGGAAGCCATTGAAGATTGGAAGCGCAAACAACAG GATATAGAggtcaataatagaaaaataaaagtgcACAATGGAAATGGGGAATTTAAACTATCCGAATGGAGGCATTTAAAAGTAGGGGATATAGTGAAAATCGAGAAGGATGAGTTTTTTCCAGCCGATATACTTTTGCTTTCATCTAGTTATGAAGACGCTGTGTGCTATGTGGAAACAATGAATCTTGATGGTGAGACTAACTTGAAAATGAAACAAGCACTTGATGCTACCACATCGTTGCTTGAGGATTTGAGCTTCAAGGATTTTAAAGCGACCATTAGATGTGAAGACCCGAATGCCAATCTATATACCTTTGTTGGAAGTATGGATTATGAGAAACAACAGCATCCGCTCAGCCCGCAACAGCTTCTCCTCCGAGATTCTAAGCTTCGGAATACAGATTACATCTATGGTGTTGTGGTCTTCACTGGTCATGACACTAAGGTTATGCAGAATGCTACGGACCCACCTTCAAAGCGTAGTCGAGTCGAGAAGAAAATGGATCAGATTATATActtcttattttttatcttgTTTTTGATGTCTTTTGTTGGATCTGTTGTGTTTGGTGTAACGACCAACGATGACCTCAAAAACGGCATAATGAAGAGGTGGTATCTCAGACCGGATGACTCGTCAGTCTACTTTGATTCCAAGAGGGCTCCATTAGCAGCATTTTTACACTTCCTAACTGGTCTTATGTTATACACTTACCTGATCCCTATCTCTTTGTATGTGTCTATAGAAATCGTTAAAGTTCTTCAAAGCCTTTTCATCAACCAAGATATTCAAATGTATTATGAGGAAGCTGATAAGCCAGCACACGCCCGTACCTCAAACCTAAATGAAGAGCTTGGTCAAGTCGATACGATACTTTCTGATAAGACGGGTACTTTGACTTGTAACTCTATGGAGTTTATTAAGTGCTCTATAGCTGGGACAGCATATGGCCGTGGAATTACAGAGGTCGAAAAGGCTATGGCTAAGAGAAAAGGTTCACCTTTACCGAGTGGGTTGGCCAATGTTTTACCATTATCCAATGGGATAGTCAATGAACACGACGAAAATGAGGACGATTTTGCTGATGCAAGTTCTGGTATCAAAGGGTTTAATTTCAAGGATGAAAGAATTATGGATGGTAATTGGGTGAATGAGCCAAATTCACATGTTATCCAGATGTTCTTTCAGCTACTAGCTCTTTGTCACACCGTGATTCCAGAAGTAGATGAAGAAACAGGAAAGATTTCGTATGAAGCAGAATCGCCAGATGAGGCAGCTTTTGTTATTGCAGCTAGAGAACTTGGCTTTGAGTTCTACAAAAGGACTCAAACCACTGTTTCATTGCTTGAATTGGATCCTGATTCTGGCCAAATAATTGATAG AGAATACAAAATCCTGAGTATCTTGGATTTCAATAGTACTAGAAAAAGAATGTCGGTGATTGTTGAAACTGAGGATGGGAAAATGTTTTTGCTCTGCAAGGGTGCCGACAG TGTTATGTTTCCGCTGCTAGCCAAGCATGGTGATGAGTTTGAAGCGCAGACCAGAGACCATGTAAATGAATACGCTGATGCAGGGCTGAGGACCTTGTTGCTTGGCTATCGGGAAATAGATGAAGAAAAATTCAAAGAGTTCAGTGAATCATTTAATGCTGCTAGGAATGCTGTTAGCGCAGATAGAGAAACACTAATCGAGCAAGCAGCAGAGACAATTGAAAGAGATTTGATACTTCTAGGTGCAACTGCAGTCGAGGACAAACTTCAACGCGGG GTTCCGGAATGTATTGATAAGCTTGCACAAGCCGGAATAAAGATATGGGTCTTGACTGGCGATAAGATGGAGACAGCTATTAACATAGG GTTTGCTTGTAGCTTGTTGAGACAAGGGATGAAGCAGATAATGATCAATTTAGACGACCCAGAAATCAAAACATTGGAAAAGTTGGGTGACAAGGATGCCATCACTAAG GCATCCAAAGAATTAGTGCGCAAACAAATTACTGCGGGAAAGACCCAAGTCGGTGCATCAGGGACAAGTTCTGATGCCTATGCTTTAATCATTGATGGGAAATCTCTTGTATATGCTTTGGAGGATGATACAAAGAACATATTCCTAGAGCTTGCAATCAGCTGCGCCTCTGTAATTTGTTGTCGCTCGTCACCAAAGCAGAAAGCATTGGTCACAAGACTAGTGAAAAATGGTACAAAGAGAACAACTTTAGCCATCGGTGATGGAGCGAATGATGTAGGAATGCTTCAAGAAGCTGACATTGGGATCGGGATCAGTGGCGCCGAGGGAATGCAG GCTGTAATGTCTAGTGATATTGCTATCGCTCAATTTCGGTTTTTGGAGCGTCTGCTGCTCGTACATGGACATTGGTGTTACCGAAGGATAACCTCTATG ATCTGTTATTTTTTCTACAAGAACGTCGTTTTTGGCGTCACAGTTTTCTTGTTTGAAGCCTATGCATCGTTCTCTGGTCAACCGGCTTATAATGATTGGTTCCTATCACTATATAATGTGTTCTTCACATCACTTCCTGCAATTGCTTTGGGAGTCTTTGATCAAGACGTTTCTGCACGTTTCTGTCTCAAG TTCTCGCTACTCTATCAAGAAGGCGTTCAAAATGTCCTCTTCAGTTGGCTACGAATACTCAGCTGGATGGTCAACGGAATGATCAGCGGTATAATAGCCTTCTTCTTCTGCAAGAAAGCACTGTCATACCAGGCTTTTAGTCACAACGGCAGACCTGTGGACTTCCAAATCTTCGGAGCAACTATGTATACATGTGTTGTATGGTTAGTCAACTGTCAGATGGCGCTCTTCATCCGCTACTTCACCCTCATACAACATATAGTCATTTGGGGTTCTATAGCGTTTTGGTACGTCTTCCTTTTGATATATGGATTGATGAATCCCAATTTTTCAAAGACAGCATATCAGGTTTTTGTTCAGTCACTCGCCCCAACGCCAAAATATTGGCTCCTAATAATCTTTGTAGTAATATCCGCGTTAGTCCCCTACTTTACGTATTCCGCTCTCCAAATGAGGTTTCTGCCGATGTACCATCAGATGATCCAATGGATACGGCATGAAGGGCAGACTGAAGACCCCGAGTACTGCCATATGGTTCGTCAGAGATCGATAAGACCCCAAACGGTGGGCTACACAGCCCGTGCAGCAGCTAGAAAGAAGGACAAACGCCAAAGTAAAAGTTATTGA
- the LOC130807429 gene encoding phosphate transporter PHO1 homolog 1-like isoform X1, with amino-acid sequence MVKFSKEYESQLVPEWREAFLDYCQLKYELNKIKLLNSNNNSSKKQNNRIFGCSFISSLEKISLIGRKRTDHAVIHVHKKLASSLSKGDVYETQLLEQLADIEAASEFFACLDHQLNKVNQFYRIKEKEFIEKGNSAIKQLNYWIEARNLLNKNKEHASQHSIDEDSSISTYFSSELELCEKPKKSESEEEDQTKESPKSKTRVFNCHGKNIAMNIPLTTPTQAISAISSLIWEDIIGNNSSRGFHTKKGNLHHARKMIKGAFVELYKGLNYLKTYRNLNMLAFVKILKKFDKVTNKEVLPIYLRVVESSYFNTSDLVMRLSDEVEELFVKHFAEDNKRMGMKYLKPNHHKESHVITFFIGLFAGCFIALVAGYAIMAHLLKIYTKASSDSVYMETVYPVLSMFSLFFLHIFLYGCNIFTWKKWHINYSFILELTPTKELKYREVFLICAASMTTIIGVLFIHLSLLAKGYSSTLAHTIPGFLLLFFLLVLFCPFNILYRSSRYRFLQVIRNIIFSPFYKVVMLDFFIADQLCSQVPLLRNLEYLACYYITGSYRTQDYGYCDRTTYYRDLAYAVSFLPYYWRAMQCARRWIDEGEITHLVNLGKYVSAMLAAGAKLAYEKEKTTGYLFLVVALSSGATVYQLYWDYVMDWGLLQVHSKNPWLRNELMLRNKFIYYFSMVMNLILRLAWLQTVLHPNFGNIDSRVIGLFLAALEVIRRGQWNFYRLENEHLNNAGKFRAVKQVPLPFHEVDEDVLK; translated from the exons ATGGTTAAGTTCTCTAAAGAGTACGAGTCACAACTCGTGCCCGAGTGGAGAGAAGCATTTTTAGATTACTGCCAATTGAAATATGAGCTTAACAAAATTAAGCTCTTAAACTCTAACAATAATtcttcaaagaaacaaaacaatagAATTTTTGGGTGTTCTTTTATTTCTTCCCTAGAGAAAATCTCTTTAATTGGCCGGAAACGTACTGATCATGCCGTTATTCAT GTGCATAAGAAGCTAGCATCTTCATTAAGCAAGGGAGACGTGTATGAGACACAACTTTTAGAGCAATTGGCAGATATTGAAGCTGCAAGTGAATTCTTTGCTTGTTTGGATCACCAACTTAATAAAGTGAACCAGTTTTATAGgattaaagaaaaagaatttattGAAAAAGGAAATTCAGCAATAAAGCAGCTTAATTATTGGATTGAAGCTAGAAATCTTcttaacaaaaataaagaacATGCATCTCAGCATTCTATTGATGAAGATTCCTCTATTTCAACTTATTTCTCATCTG AGTTAGAGTTATGTGAAAAGCCCAAGAAAAGTGAAAGTGAAGAAGAAGATCAGACTAAAGAATCTCCAAAATCTAAAACTAGGGTTTTTAACTGCCATGGTAAAAACATAGCCATGAATATTCCATTAACAACTCCAACTCAAGCTATATCAGCAATAAGTTCCTTGATTTGGGAAGATATAATTGGAAATAATTCTTCAAGAGGATTTCATACTAAAAAAGGAAACCTTCATCATGCAAGAAAAATGATTAAAGGTGCTTTTGTAGAGTTGTATAAGGGTTTAAATTACCTTAAAACGTACAG GAACTTAAACATGCTTGCCtttgttaaaattttgaaaaagtttgacaaa GTCACCAATAAAGAAGTGCTACCGATTTATTTGAGAGTAGTGGAAAGCTCTTATTTTAACACCTCTGACTTG GTGATGCGATTATCAGATGAAGTTGAAGAGCTATTCGTGAAGCATTTTGCTGAGGATAATAAGAGGATGGGCATGAAATACCTTAAACCAAATCATCACAAAGAGTCTCATGTAATAACCTTTTTTATAG GTCTTTTTGCAGGGTGTTTTATAGCACTAGTAGCTGGTTATGCAATCATGGCTCACTTACTAAAAATATACACCAAAGCATCTTCTGATTCAGTTTACATGGAAACTGTATATCCTGTCCTAAG TATGTTCAGCTTGTTCTTCCTGCACATCTTCTTGTATGGATGCAATATCTTCACCTGGAAAAAATGGCACATAAATTACAGCTTCATCTTGGAGTTAACACCAACAAAAGAGCTTAAATACAGAGAAGTATTTTTGATATGTGCAGCCTCAATGACTACTATTATTGGGGTTTTGTTCATTCATTTATCCCTTCTTGCCAAAGGCTATTCTTCCACTCTTGCTCACACTATTCCGGGCTTCCTTTTATTG TTCTTCCTTCTGGTGCTGTTCTGTCCCTTCAATATTTTGTACCGATCAAGTCGATACCGATTCCTTCAAGTCATaaggaatattattttttcaCCTTTTTATAAG GTTGTTATGCTAGACTTTTTCATTGCTGACCAACTTTGTAGCCAG GTGCCTTTGCTCAGAAATCTAGAGTATTTAGCTTGTTACTACATAACCGGAAGTTACAGAACGCAGGATTATGGCTATTGTGATAGGACTACATACTATAGAGACCTTGCATATGCTGTTTCCTTTTTACCATACTACTGGAGAGCGATGCAG TGTGCAAGGAGATGGATTGATGAAGGGGAGATCACCCACTTAGTAAATTTGGGTAAATATGTATCAGCCATGCTAGCAGCAGGAGCAAAACTGGCATATGAAAAAGAGAAGACAACAGGATATTTATTCCTTGTAGTAGCCTTGTCAAGTGGTGCTACTGTGTACCAATTATATTGGGACTATGTTATGGATTGGGGATTACTACAAGTTCATTCCAAAAATCCTTGGTTAAGGAATGAATTAATGCTACGCAACAAgttcatttactatttttccATG GTAATGAACCTGATCTTAAGGCTGGCTTGGCTACAGACAGTGCTACACCCCAATTTCGGGAATATAGATAGCAGAGTGATAGGGCTATTTTTAGCAGCTTTAGAAGTAATCAGAAGAGGACAATGGAACTTCTATAG ATTAGAGAATGAGCATCTAAATAATGcaggcaagtttcgtgcagtgAAGCAAGTTCCACTTCCCTTCCATGAAGTGGATGAAGATGTATTAAAATAA
- the LOC130807429 gene encoding phosphate transporter PHO1 homolog 1-like isoform X2, translating to MVKFSKEYESQLVPEWREAFLDYCQLKYELNKIKLLNSNNNSSKKQNNRIFGCSFISSLEKISLIGRKRTDHAVIHVHKKLASSLSKGDVYETQLLEQLADIEAASEFFACLDHQLNKVNQFYRIKEKEFIEKGNSAIKQLNYWIEARNLLNKNKEHASQHSIDEDSSISTYFSSELELCEKPKKSESEEEDQTKESPKSKTRVFNCHGKNIAMNIPLTTPTQAISAISSLIWEDIIGNNSSRGFHTKKGNLHHARKMIKGAFVELYKGLNYLKTYRNLNMLAFVKILKKFDKVTNKEVLPIYLRVVESSYFNTSDLVMRLSDEVEELFVKHFAEDNKRMGMKYLKPNHHKESHVITFFIGLFAGCFIALVAGYAIMAHLLKIYTKASSDSVYMETVYPVLSMFSLFFLHIFLYGCNIFTWKKWHINYSFILELTPTKELKYREVFLICAASMTTIIGVLFIHLSLLAKGYSSTLAHTIPGFLLLVVMLDFFIADQLCSQVPLLRNLEYLACYYITGSYRTQDYGYCDRTTYYRDLAYAVSFLPYYWRAMQCARRWIDEGEITHLVNLGKYVSAMLAAGAKLAYEKEKTTGYLFLVVALSSGATVYQLYWDYVMDWGLLQVHSKNPWLRNELMLRNKFIYYFSMVMNLILRLAWLQTVLHPNFGNIDSRVIGLFLAALEVIRRGQWNFYRLENEHLNNAGKFRAVKQVPLPFHEVDEDVLK from the exons ATGGTTAAGTTCTCTAAAGAGTACGAGTCACAACTCGTGCCCGAGTGGAGAGAAGCATTTTTAGATTACTGCCAATTGAAATATGAGCTTAACAAAATTAAGCTCTTAAACTCTAACAATAATtcttcaaagaaacaaaacaatagAATTTTTGGGTGTTCTTTTATTTCTTCCCTAGAGAAAATCTCTTTAATTGGCCGGAAACGTACTGATCATGCCGTTATTCAT GTGCATAAGAAGCTAGCATCTTCATTAAGCAAGGGAGACGTGTATGAGACACAACTTTTAGAGCAATTGGCAGATATTGAAGCTGCAAGTGAATTCTTTGCTTGTTTGGATCACCAACTTAATAAAGTGAACCAGTTTTATAGgattaaagaaaaagaatttattGAAAAAGGAAATTCAGCAATAAAGCAGCTTAATTATTGGATTGAAGCTAGAAATCTTcttaacaaaaataaagaacATGCATCTCAGCATTCTATTGATGAAGATTCCTCTATTTCAACTTATTTCTCATCTG AGTTAGAGTTATGTGAAAAGCCCAAGAAAAGTGAAAGTGAAGAAGAAGATCAGACTAAAGAATCTCCAAAATCTAAAACTAGGGTTTTTAACTGCCATGGTAAAAACATAGCCATGAATATTCCATTAACAACTCCAACTCAAGCTATATCAGCAATAAGTTCCTTGATTTGGGAAGATATAATTGGAAATAATTCTTCAAGAGGATTTCATACTAAAAAAGGAAACCTTCATCATGCAAGAAAAATGATTAAAGGTGCTTTTGTAGAGTTGTATAAGGGTTTAAATTACCTTAAAACGTACAG GAACTTAAACATGCTTGCCtttgttaaaattttgaaaaagtttgacaaa GTCACCAATAAAGAAGTGCTACCGATTTATTTGAGAGTAGTGGAAAGCTCTTATTTTAACACCTCTGACTTG GTGATGCGATTATCAGATGAAGTTGAAGAGCTATTCGTGAAGCATTTTGCTGAGGATAATAAGAGGATGGGCATGAAATACCTTAAACCAAATCATCACAAAGAGTCTCATGTAATAACCTTTTTTATAG GTCTTTTTGCAGGGTGTTTTATAGCACTAGTAGCTGGTTATGCAATCATGGCTCACTTACTAAAAATATACACCAAAGCATCTTCTGATTCAGTTTACATGGAAACTGTATATCCTGTCCTAAG TATGTTCAGCTTGTTCTTCCTGCACATCTTCTTGTATGGATGCAATATCTTCACCTGGAAAAAATGGCACATAAATTACAGCTTCATCTTGGAGTTAACACCAACAAAAGAGCTTAAATACAGAGAAGTATTTTTGATATGTGCAGCCTCAATGACTACTATTATTGGGGTTTTGTTCATTCATTTATCCCTTCTTGCCAAAGGCTATTCTTCCACTCTTGCTCACACTATTCCGGGCTTCCTTTTATTG GTTGTTATGCTAGACTTTTTCATTGCTGACCAACTTTGTAGCCAG GTGCCTTTGCTCAGAAATCTAGAGTATTTAGCTTGTTACTACATAACCGGAAGTTACAGAACGCAGGATTATGGCTATTGTGATAGGACTACATACTATAGAGACCTTGCATATGCTGTTTCCTTTTTACCATACTACTGGAGAGCGATGCAG TGTGCAAGGAGATGGATTGATGAAGGGGAGATCACCCACTTAGTAAATTTGGGTAAATATGTATCAGCCATGCTAGCAGCAGGAGCAAAACTGGCATATGAAAAAGAGAAGACAACAGGATATTTATTCCTTGTAGTAGCCTTGTCAAGTGGTGCTACTGTGTACCAATTATATTGGGACTATGTTATGGATTGGGGATTACTACAAGTTCATTCCAAAAATCCTTGGTTAAGGAATGAATTAATGCTACGCAACAAgttcatttactatttttccATG GTAATGAACCTGATCTTAAGGCTGGCTTGGCTACAGACAGTGCTACACCCCAATTTCGGGAATATAGATAGCAGAGTGATAGGGCTATTTTTAGCAGCTTTAGAAGTAATCAGAAGAGGACAATGGAACTTCTATAG ATTAGAGAATGAGCATCTAAATAATGcaggcaagtttcgtgcagtgAAGCAAGTTCCACTTCCCTTCCATGAAGTGGATGAAGATGTATTAAAATAA